A stretch of the bacterium genome encodes the following:
- a CDS encoding SMC family ATPase, which produces MRLLRLELENFRQYEKAIVDFQPGITAIIGPNGAGKTTLLEAVAWSLYGANAKRGDNLALRWMWSTGRAKVRVSLSFILGDRQFRAIRTTDGAEIRDITDGEPGIALANGLSETTRCAERMLGMTLQQFSTSFYAQQKELQFMSYAPEKRREEISKMLGLERVTVALKDAKEELKDLDNTLKGLREGMGDPAVLKQVLKDRNFDVRRIKDELKAVLDTKTKTEKALQEYTPIRQKADVDERKHQFLTQQLQSAESVLKLLNEQLESANQDIKSIAEAEIKLKGLEENIKRYLETEKLVRAQEDLQRHENKRVEIKTELSAAQLALTEGKKEAEGLKDAENEFQIATVKLAESDKKFEDLREERDKILKVLNERKGIAIGRQDVLNNEYKATVERFDQLHKLGETGVCPTCERELGEHFDTVVEKYKNDLARIESELVKVKELLQEIEKEPIELKQLKGEGARVKGLKEAAQAEVLIASTRKSQYDKLLNQLGVYERQIESSSRKLEALPTGFDGEKLELARKERDSLRADYDQSVSLKSTLEGRKKAELQARELATKITTEQATKDQATNELETLAFDRDAYEHTLAELIKRQEVMVEAQRKHSILETQLTGAETALVHAQEVWTECEQRLEKLAQTQKAHRQTSDVATALQEMRQEINARMRPQLADYASDYLNRLTAGRYSEIEIDEAFNFTLKDDDVSKLVVSGGEEDVINLSLRLALARMITERAGQPFSLLILDEVFGSLDDERRQNLLNLFDTLRSWFEQIFIISHIESINETVDNTLWVRYDSETRKASLSEQTIASFSGDILDQMIEGSNEGSILTQPGLFLDNED; this is translated from the coding sequence ATGCGCTTACTTCGACTCGAGCTTGAGAACTTTCGCCAATACGAAAAGGCTATTGTCGATTTCCAGCCCGGCATTACTGCAATAATCGGCCCGAACGGAGCAGGGAAGACCACTCTGCTTGAAGCGGTTGCCTGGAGCCTCTATGGTGCAAATGCCAAACGCGGGGATAATCTTGCGCTTCGTTGGATGTGGAGCACGGGGCGCGCAAAGGTTCGCGTAAGCTTGTCCTTTATACTCGGAGATCGGCAGTTCCGGGCGATTCGAACAACTGATGGGGCTGAAATCAGAGATATTACCGACGGTGAACCTGGGATCGCCCTGGCAAATGGTCTGAGTGAGACGACTCGATGCGCCGAGCGGATGCTCGGCATGACCCTTCAGCAGTTCTCGACAAGCTTCTATGCGCAGCAAAAAGAGCTGCAGTTCATGAGCTATGCCCCGGAGAAGAGGCGCGAAGAGATTAGCAAGATGCTCGGTCTCGAACGCGTAACGGTGGCGCTCAAGGATGCAAAGGAGGAGCTTAAAGACCTTGATAATACGCTCAAAGGTCTTCGTGAAGGCATGGGCGATCCTGCAGTTTTGAAGCAGGTACTCAAAGATCGAAACTTTGATGTTAGACGTATTAAGGATGAATTGAAGGCTGTTCTGGACACGAAGACAAAGACAGAGAAAGCCCTTCAGGAATACACGCCGATTCGTCAAAAAGCCGATGTTGACGAGCGTAAGCATCAGTTCCTAACTCAACAACTTCAAAGCGCCGAAAGTGTTCTGAAGCTGTTGAATGAGCAGCTCGAGAGCGCTAATCAAGATATCAAGAGCATTGCCGAAGCTGAAATAAAGCTGAAAGGGCTTGAGGAAAATATTAAGCGATATCTTGAAACTGAAAAGCTGGTTCGAGCACAAGAAGACCTTCAACGCCATGAGAATAAGCGGGTTGAGATTAAGACAGAGCTTTCTGCTGCCCAACTAGCTTTGACTGAAGGTAAAAAGGAAGCTGAAGGGCTTAAAGACGCTGAGAATGAATTTCAAATAGCGACCGTAAAACTTGCCGAGTCTGATAAGAAGTTCGAGGACCTTCGTGAAGAGCGCGACAAAATCCTTAAAGTTCTAAATGAGCGTAAAGGGATCGCAATTGGACGGCAAGATGTTTTAAACAACGAATATAAAGCGACAGTTGAACGATTCGACCAGCTTCACAAACTTGGAGAAACGGGGGTATGCCCAACCTGCGAGCGCGAGTTGGGTGAGCACTTCGATACGGTAGTCGAGAAGTACAAGAACGACCTTGCTCGAATTGAATCTGAGTTAGTGAAAGTGAAGGAACTGCTCCAGGAGATTGAGAAGGAGCCAATTGAACTCAAACAGCTTAAAGGCGAAGGCGCGAGAGTAAAAGGTTTGAAGGAAGCGGCTCAAGCCGAGGTTCTAATCGCTTCAACCAGAAAAAGTCAATATGACAAGCTTCTCAATCAACTTGGGGTCTATGAGCGCCAGATCGAAAGTTCATCAAGGAAGCTCGAAGCGCTTCCTACGGGTTTTGATGGTGAAAAGCTTGAACTCGCAAGGAAAGAACGCGATAGCTTACGGGCAGACTATGATCAGAGCGTAAGCTTGAAATCAACGTTGGAAGGGCGCAAAAAAGCCGAGTTGCAAGCCCGTGAATTAGCTACAAAAATTACCACAGAGCAAGCCACAAAGGATCAGGCTACAAATGAACTTGAAACATTAGCTTTTGACCGTGATGCTTATGAACACACTTTGGCTGAGTTAATAAAACGTCAGGAAGTTATGGTCGAAGCACAGCGGAAGCATAGTATATTGGAAACCCAATTGACTGGAGCGGAAACGGCTTTAGTTCATGCCCAAGAAGTTTGGACAGAATGTGAACAGAGATTGGAAAAGTTAGCGCAGACGCAGAAAGCTCATCGGCAAACGAGTGATGTGGCTACAGCGCTTCAAGAAATGCGGCAAGAGATCAACGCTCGCATGCGTCCACAACTTGCTGATTATGCCAGCGACTATCTCAATCGACTTACGGCAGGACGATATTCAGAAATAGAAATTGATGAAGCTTTCAATTTCACACTTAAAGATGACGATGTCAGCAAGCTGGTGGTATCTGGTGGGGAAGAGGATGTGATTAATCTCAGCTTGAGGTTAGCGCTCGCCCGGATGATCACTGAAAGGGCAGGTCAGCCATTTTCGCTTCTCATTCTGGATGAGGTCTTCGGAAGCCTGGATGACGAACGCAGACAAAATTTACTCAACCTATTCGACACTCTTCGGAGCTGGTTCGAACAGATATTCATCATTTCCCATATCGAAAGCATAAACGAAACGGTGGATAACACCCTATGGGTTCGCTATGATTCGGAGACGAGAAAAGCGTCTCTCTCAGAGCAAACGATAGCAAGTTTTAGCGGAGATATTTTGGATCAGATGATCGAAGGGTCGAATGAAGGCTCA